The DNA sequence GTAATAGGTGCTGCTGATAGCGGATCAGCTGAGCTATCGAAGATCCTGTATAAGTCATTTGTCAGGGGGGATGTAGATGTGACGGATCCCCTCACAGCTGAGGTATCGAAGTTGGTCGAGAACTCATATAGGGATGTCAATATCGCATTCGCCAACGAGGTCGCGAGGATATGCGAGGCCTTAGGAGTAGATGTGAGAAAAGTCAGGGAGGTCGTCAATAAGCATCCTAGAGTTAAGATGCTGGTTCCCGGCATAGGGGTAGGAGGAAGCTGCCTTACGAAAGATCCTCTCTTCCTCTATTGGGCCTCTAGGGAAGCTGGTTACTCCCCAGAGCTTATAAATTTAGCTAGGAGCATTAACGAACGTATGCCTCATCACTACGCTGACCTAATTGATGGGTTCATCAGGGGTAAGAGGTCCGAGGGCAAGGGAAGGGTTTGCGTCCTCGGCGTCACCTACAAGGGAGATGTCCCGGATACCAGAGAGTCTCCCGCTGGCTACTTGATAAGGGAAATGATCAGAAGAGGGCATGAAGTCAGGGTGCACGACCCGATCGTACGCGAATCATTCGGCGCTCTGTTCTTCGATAAGGTGGAGGAGGCTGTAGAAGGGGCTGACGCTGTAGTAATAGCTAGTGATCATACTGCGTTCAGAAAGATAGATCTTAAGGGACTGAAAGCTCTGACTGGAGAAGATCCTGTTCTTCTCCTGGATGGAAGGCTCGTTCTGGACCCTAGCGAAGCTGAGAGTTCAGGATTCATTTACGCATCTGTCGGTAACATAAGCTCCCTAAGCGAGGTCATTAAGGAAATCTCTTCCGGAAAATATTTAATCTTTAATGAGATTATCTCATGAATTCTAATATAAAACTTGATATATGTGAAATTTTTATCCCTTTCATCCGACTTTTTGTTTCTAAAACATCCATTAGCATAGTATAGCATCCAATGTCCTCGATCACTACGTGGTTTGCCCCTAAGGCGCCAGCGGTGAATAAGACCTTCTGAACCCAGTTCGAGAATCTCCCTCTCTCCTCCCTATACATCAGCGTGAACCCGCAATCGCAACAGAGCCACTCTGGAGGATCCACCAAATTCACACCATCGAGAGCCATTATTAACGCATTAAGGTAGCTCTCGTTACTGCACGAGGGCACCGGAAGTACGGAGAGATCCTTACCTTTGTACTTGTTCAGCTTTAATCTTCCCGATTTAACTGAGTCTATTATATAAGATGTTAAATCGACAAACCCTAAACCCTCATACATATTTGTGGTTAATGAGCACCCTGAAATAACTTTTTTCGGATTGAGGTCCAGTATGGTACTCAGAAGTCTGCCCTTGGACTCGTCAGCGAGATCCCTCTCCCCCAGTAAGTAGAGCAGAGCACCTGAGCAGGGCTCATTTGGACCTATAGTAGTGAAGTTTTCGGACGCTTTACCTAGGATCTTCATCACGTTCAGAGCTACCTCCGTCGCTCTATGCATCCAACAACCTGCGAATAGGAGGACATCAGAATCTCTCTTTGGTTGGAAGTCCGGAGGGAGCCAGTTACCCTTTATTAGGTCTTCGCCTATCGGGCTACCGGACTTCCTGAAGGAGTCCCTTATACCCACAGTGACTAGAGGGACATATCCCATGTCTATGAATGAGCTCCTCGCTACCACCATCAGATCGAAGGGATTAAGACCGACGGGACAGTAGTCGTTACAGAGGCCGCAGTTAGCACACGTGAAGATATGCCTGAGCGTACCCTCCGTCAACTCGATAGTGCCCCTGGATAGCATAGATAGGATCTTCACCCTGGATCTCATACCCGAACTCTCAACCCGGTCCTCGACATTGAAGATGGGGCAAGGTATGTTACAACCACCGCACCCCAAACACCTAGAAAGTTCTGAAGAGAGCTCGGAGTCGAATTCTACGCTCAAGAGATCACCTCTCATATGAGTTTTCCGGGGTTCATTATCCCGCTGGGGTCAAGTACCTGCTTAATCATCCTGAGTAAATTAAGATAACCTTCATCGAAGTTTTCATCAATTTTATGGACACCTACCCCAGTCCCAAATCCCATAGATGCACCTAAGGAGGATGCGCTCTCTATTAAGTTAGATGCGGCCTTATTCGTCCTCTCTACCTCTTTGGGGTCCCTCGAGTTATAGAGGAACACGGCGGTCACCCAACCCAGCGGCGGATCTATTACCGTGACCGAAGGTATTTTCATTCTAGAGCTAATCTTATCTATTTCTTGGACAATATCTCTCACCAAATGTTTATAAGATAGCATACTAACCAATCTAATGGAAGATTTTTTTCTCTTTGCTATCTCGTATATCTTCTCCCTCCTCTCCCAAACACCATCCAAACTGCTTCCCTCAACCTCGCTATGCTCCAATGCTACCTCTGACAGTATCCCGTCAATCCGTGATCTCCATTTTTCAACGCAGTCTGAACTTCCGGAGACCTCCAGGAAGCCTATAGCTTCTACACCGGTGAGATCTCTATCCTCCATTAGCTCCTTATAGTTATGATAAACCTCAAATCCCGAGACCTCGATACCAGCTCTCTCCATAGCGTCTTGTATGAACAGGGAGTCAGAGACGTCGTTAAGTTCCATATAGTAGGAGAGCCTTGACTCAGGGCGATACTCGAGCCTCAGTAATGCGGATGTAATCACACCGAGTATACCCTCAGATCCCACGATAAGACCTATAACGTTCCTCTTGCTAGGAGGACCCGGTTGCTCCAGCGATATCACCCTCCCATCAGGGAGCACAACCTCCAATCCCATAACGTGAGCCTCCATAGGACCGTACTTCGCTGAGAGGGGCGAGGCCGCGTTCTCAGCGATGAGCCCACCCACTGTAGAGAGCCCTACTCCATCGGGATTTATCGGCAGGAACATATCCTTAACCAAATCATTTACCTCCCTAACTCTAATGCCTGCTTCCACCCTCACCAGCCCTGCGTTCTCATCTTTCTCAATGACCCTGTTCATTACTTGCGTATCAAGCACGATCCCTCCTCTAACCGGGAGCGGTCCACCAACTAACGAGGTTCCCGATCCTCTCGGAGTAACAGGTACACCGTACTTGCTGGCGATCTCCAATACTACGGATACTTCTTCCACGTTTCTTGGTCTGACAACAGCGTCAGGGACGAACTCCATCCCAGAGGAATCATAAGAGTAGGAGTATCTATCAACTTCTTCCCTCAATAACTGAGATCCTCCCAGATAAGACGAGAGTTCCTCCAGTGCCTTCTCCACATTAAGCTCACTCATAGTCCCTTAACATACTGCGTTGATAGTGATAACTTTAATTCTTTACCTGGGTAGAAGGTGCGATGTTGAAGCTCGGCCTCAGGGACCTACATCAGGAACTAGGAGCCAAGTTTTTCGAATTTGCAGGATGGGAAATGCCCATGAAGTACACCAACTCACTAGAAGAAGCCCTATCTGTCAGGAAAAACGCTGGAATATTCGATGTCTCTCACATGGGGAGGTTGAGGTTGGAGGGGCCCGACTCGGCTAAGTTCTTACAGATGGTCACATCGAACAACGTCGATGTGGATGTCGGGAGGAGCAGGTACACACTCACACTTAATGAGAGGGGTGGTATAAAGGATGATAACGTGGCCTTTAGGCTATCGGAGGATGAGTACCTCTTCGTCGTCAATGCGGCAAATAGGGTGAAGGTACTGGATTGGTTCAGGGAGCTCATCGCGAGATGGGACCTCGGGGTTGAGGTGAAAGATATTACATTCAATAGCTTTATGCTGGCTATTCAAGGACCAAAAGCCAGGGAAATATTTCATAAAATTATTGGATTTTCTATTAACATA is a window from the Candidatus Korarchaeum sp. genome containing:
- a CDS encoding nucleotide sugar dehydrogenase; this translates as MNVHFLRLRESILSRDAKISVIGQGYIGLPTALLLADSGFRVVGYDVNPEIVEELSNGETRMESERGIRDLLLKHLGRNYFPTNDHRELTGSDVIIIAVPTPRKDGSADLSMVLQAIELSESTISRGGLIVVESTLPPRTFEGVILTEIRRAGFRLGEDIFVAYCPERAMPGDLIEELIKSYRVIGAADSGSAELSKILYKSFVRGDVDVTDPLTAEVSKLVENSYRDVNIAFANEVARICEALGVDVRKVREVVNKHPRVKMLVPGIGVGGSCLTKDPLFLYWASREAGYSPELINLARSINERMPHHYADLIDGFIRGKRSEGKGRVCVLGVTYKGDVPDTRESPAGYLIREMIRRGHEVRVHDPIVRESFGALFFDKVEEAVEGADAVVIASDHTAFRKIDLKGLKALTGEDPVLLLDGRLVLDPSEAESSGFIYASVGNISSLSEVIKEISSGKYLIFNEIIS
- a CDS encoding (Fe-S)-binding protein, which gives rise to MSVEFDSELSSELSRCLGCGGCNIPCPIFNVEDRVESSGMRSRVKILSMLSRGTIELTEGTLRHIFTCANCGLCNDYCPVGLNPFDLMVVARSSFIDMGYVPLVTVGIRDSFRKSGSPIGEDLIKGNWLPPDFQPKRDSDVLLFAGCWMHRATEVALNVMKILGKASENFTTIGPNEPCSGALLYLLGERDLADESKGRLLSTILDLNPKKVISGCSLTTNMYEGLGFVDLTSYIIDSVKSGRLKLNKYKGKDLSVLPVPSCSNESYLNALIMALDGVNLVDPPEWLCCDCGFTLMYREERGRFSNWVQKVLFTAGALGANHVVIEDIGCYTMLMDVLETKSRMKGIKISHISSFILEFMR
- a CDS encoding FAD-binding oxidoreductase, which encodes MSELNVEKALEELSSYLGGSQLLREEVDRYSYSYDSSGMEFVPDAVVRPRNVEEVSVVLEIASKYGVPVTPRGSGTSLVGGPLPVRGGIVLDTQVMNRVIEKDENAGLVRVEAGIRVREVNDLVKDMFLPINPDGVGLSTVGGLIAENAASPLSAKYGPMEAHVMGLEVVLPDGRVISLEQPGPPSKRNVIGLIVGSEGILGVITSALLRLEYRPESRLSYYMELNDVSDSLFIQDAMERAGIEVSGFEVYHNYKELMEDRDLTGVEAIGFLEVSGSSDCVEKWRSRIDGILSEVALEHSEVEGSSLDGVWERREKIYEIAKRKKSSIRLVSMLSYKHLVRDIVQEIDKISSRMKIPSVTVIDPPLGWVTAVFLYNSRDPKEVERTNKAASNLIESASSLGASMGFGTGVGVHKIDENFDEGYLNLLRMIKQVLDPSGIMNPGKLI